One segment of Thermus hydrothermalis DNA contains the following:
- the pheT gene encoding phenylalanine--tRNA ligase subunit beta, with protein sequence MRVPFSWLKEYVPELESPEVLEERLAGLGFETDRIERIFSIPKGVVFARVLEASPIPGTGLKRLVLDAGRVVEVVSGAENARQGIGVALALPGTELGGMRIGERSIQGVVSFGMALSPKELGVGEYGGGLLEFPWEALPPGTPLAEAWPEEVVLDLEVTPNRPDALGLLGLAYDLHALGYALEEPKADLKAEAVPLPFGLRVEDPEGAPHFTLGYAFGLQVGPSPLWLQRALFAAGMRPISNVVDVTNYVMLERAQPMHAFDLRFLGEGILVRRARPGERLRTLDGVARTLHPEDLVIAGYRGEESFPLGLAGVMGGAESEVRADTEAIALEVARFDPVSIRKTARRHGLRTEASHRFERGVDPLGQLPAQKRALSLLQALAGARVAERILEAGNPTPPKPIPFRPDYANRLLGTAYPEAEQLAILRRLGCRVEGEGPYRVTPPSRRLDLTLEEDLVEEVARIQGYETIPLSLPAFFPAPDNRGVGRPYQRERRLRELLAGLGFQEVYTYSFFDPEEAPRFRLPPPPLRLLNPLSPEKAALRTHLFPGLLKVLKENLALDKPERALLFEVGRVYGVEGALVREETHLAGLLFGDGVGLPFGERLSGYPLLKGLLEAFFARLGLRAEVEAHPYPFLHPGVSGRLLLQGEERGFLGEVHPEVLKELELPRAWVFELRLPLPEKAFRFQDPSRYPLALRDLAVVVPEATPYLEVERALLEAAGPYLESLALFDLYQGPPLKPGTKSLAFHLRFRHPERTLTDEEVDQAMAQVFQAVRERGWEIRG encoded by the coding sequence ATGAGGGTGCCCTTCTCCTGGCTTAAGGAATACGTGCCCGAGCTGGAAAGCCCCGAGGTCCTGGAGGAGCGCTTAGCGGGGCTTGGGTTTGAGACGGACCGGATAGAGCGCATCTTCTCCATCCCCAAGGGCGTGGTCTTCGCCCGGGTGCTGGAGGCAAGCCCCATCCCCGGCACGGGGCTCAAGCGCCTGGTGCTGGATGCGGGGAGGGTGGTGGAGGTGGTCTCGGGGGCGGAAAACGCCCGGCAGGGCATCGGCGTGGCCCTGGCCCTTCCCGGCACCGAGCTTGGGGGGATGCGGATCGGGGAAAGGAGCATCCAGGGGGTGGTCTCCTTCGGCATGGCCCTCTCCCCCAAGGAGCTCGGGGTGGGGGAGTACGGCGGGGGGCTTTTGGAGTTCCCCTGGGAGGCCCTCCCCCCCGGCACCCCCTTGGCGGAGGCCTGGCCCGAGGAGGTGGTGTTGGACCTCGAGGTCACCCCCAACCGCCCCGACGCCCTGGGGCTTCTGGGCCTGGCCTACGACCTCCACGCCCTGGGCTACGCCCTGGAGGAGCCCAAGGCGGACCTGAAGGCGGAGGCCGTGCCCCTCCCCTTCGGGCTTAGGGTGGAGGACCCGGAAGGCGCCCCCCACTTCACCCTGGGCTACGCCTTTGGGCTCCAGGTGGGCCCAAGCCCCCTTTGGCTCCAACGGGCCCTTTTCGCCGCGGGGATGCGGCCCATCAGCAACGTGGTGGACGTGACCAACTACGTGATGCTGGAAAGGGCCCAGCCCATGCACGCCTTTGACCTGCGCTTCCTTGGCGAGGGCATCCTGGTGCGGCGGGCAAGGCCCGGGGAGAGGCTTCGCACCCTGGACGGGGTGGCAAGGACCCTCCACCCCGAGGACCTCGTCATCGCCGGCTACCGGGGGGAGGAGAGCTTCCCCTTGGGCCTTGCCGGGGTCATGGGCGGGGCGGAAAGCGAGGTGCGGGCGGACACGGAGGCCATCGCCTTAGAGGTGGCCCGGTTTGACCCCGTTTCCATCCGCAAGACCGCCCGGCGCCATGGGCTTCGCACCGAGGCCAGCCACCGCTTTGAGCGGGGGGTGGACCCCTTGGGGCAGCTTCCCGCCCAAAAGCGGGCCCTAAGCCTCCTCCAGGCCCTGGCGGGGGCCAGGGTGGCGGAGAGGATCCTCGAGGCGGGAAACCCCACGCCCCCCAAACCCATCCCCTTCCGCCCGGACTACGCCAACCGCCTCCTGGGCACCGCCTATCCGGAGGCGGAGCAGCTCGCCATCCTGAGGCGCCTGGGCTGCCGGGTGGAGGGGGAAGGCCCCTACCGGGTGACGCCGCCAAGCCGCAGGCTGGACCTCACCCTCGAGGAGGACCTGGTGGAGGAGGTAGCCCGGATCCAGGGGTACGAGACCATCCCCCTTTCCCTCCCCGCCTTCTTCCCCGCCCCCGACAACCGGGGGGTGGGCAGGCCCTACCAAAGGGAACGCCGCCTGCGGGAGCTTTTGGCGGGGCTCGGCTTCCAGGAGGTCTACACCTATAGCTTTTTTGACCCCGAGGAGGCCCCCCGCTTCCGCCTTCCCCCACCCCCTTTGCGGCTCCTAAACCCCCTGAGCCCGGAGAAGGCCGCCCTGCGCACCCACCTCTTCCCCGGCCTTCTCAAGGTCCTGAAGGAGAACCTGGCCCTGGACAAGCCGGAAAGGGCCCTCCTCTTTGAGGTGGGCCGGGTCTACGGGGTGGAAGGGGCTTTGGTGCGGGAGGAAACCCACCTGGCGGGCCTCCTCTTTGGCGACGGGGTGGGGCTTCCTTTTGGGGAAAGGCTTTCCGGCTACCCCCTCCTCAAGGGGCTTTTGGAAGCCTTTTTCGCCCGGCTGGGTCTAAGGGCGGAGGTGGAGGCCCACCCCTACCCCTTCCTCCATCCTGGGGTCTCGGGCCGCCTCCTTTTGCAGGGGGAGGAGCGGGGCTTTCTGGGAGAGGTCCACCCTGAGGTGCTAAAGGAGCTGGAGCTTCCCCGGGCCTGGGTCTTTGAGCTCCGCCTGCCCCTTCCCGAGAAGGCCTTCCGCTTCCAAGACCCTTCCCGCTACCCCTTGGCCCTGCGGGACCTGGCGGTGGTGGTGCCCGAGGCCACCCCTTACCTAGAGGTGGAGCGGGCCCTTTTAGAAGCGGCGGGGCCCTATTTGGAAAGCCTCGCCCTCTTTGACCTCTACCAGGGGCCGCCCCTCAAGCCCGGCACCAAGAGCCTGGCCTTCCACCTGCGCTTCCGCCACCCCGAACGCACCCTCACCGACGAGGAAGTGGACCAGGCCATGGCCCAGGTCTTCCAGGCGGTGCGGGAGCGGGGCTGGGAGATAAGGGGGTAG
- a CDS encoding sodium/proton-translocating pyrophosphatase, with product MLTWVDLLALFSLALGLALGFRGGVVMGFMGAGLALYVLLAQLGLSGWGVALALGLGAGLLGKSLPLPRLSRGLEALLGTLGGFLLGLFLALSLWTGYPWERTGAGTLRYPAATLPTPIYQGVAQSPFAREAFRLAWSTPWLRKALALEGQHPGKGK from the coding sequence ATGCTCACCTGGGTGGACCTCCTGGCCCTTTTCAGCCTGGCCTTGGGCCTGGCCTTGGGCTTCCGGGGTGGGGTGGTGATGGGCTTCATGGGGGCGGGCCTGGCGCTTTACGTCCTCCTCGCCCAACTGGGGCTTTCGGGGTGGGGGGTGGCCTTGGCCCTGGGCCTGGGGGCGGGGCTATTGGGCAAGAGCCTACCCCTGCCCCGCCTCTCCCGGGGCCTCGAGGCCCTTTTGGGCACGCTCGGGGGGTTTCTTTTGGGCCTCTTCCTCGCCCTAAGCCTCTGGACGGGCTACCCCTGGGAAAGGACAGGGGCGGGAACCCTCCGCTACCCCGCCGCCACCCTCCCCACCCCCATCTACCAAGGGGTGGCGCAAAGCCCCTTCGCCCGGGAGGCCTTCCGCCTGGCCTGGAGCACCCCCTGGCTCCGCAAGGCCCTGGCCCTAGAGGGCCAGCACCCGGGAAAGGGAAAGTAG
- the pfkA gene encoding 6-phosphofructokinase has translation MRRIGVFTSGGDAPGMNAAIRAVVRQAYALGIEVIGIRRGYAGMILGEMVPLGVRDVANILQRGGTILLTARSQEFLAPEGRAKAARKLLEAGIEGLVAIGGDGTFRGAMRLMEEHRIPVVGVPGTIDNDLYGTDYTIGFDTAVNTALEAIDRIRDTAASHERVFFIEVMGRNAGFIALDVGLAGGAEVIAVPEEPVDPRAIAEGLLESQRRGKSSSIVVVAEGAYPGGAAGLLAAIREHVAVEARVTVLGHIQRGGSPTAKDRILASRLGAAAVEALAAGTSGVMVGEVEGEVELTPLKEAVERRKDINRSLLSLSRVLAL, from the coding sequence ATGAGGCGCATCGGGGTTTTCACCAGCGGGGGGGACGCCCCCGGCATGAACGCCGCCATCCGGGCGGTGGTGCGGCAGGCCTACGCCTTGGGGATTGAGGTCATCGGCATCCGGCGGGGCTACGCCGGGATGATCCTAGGGGAGATGGTGCCCTTGGGGGTGCGGGACGTGGCCAACATCCTGCAACGGGGGGGGACCATCCTCCTCACGGCCAGGAGCCAGGAGTTCCTCGCCCCTGAGGGCCGGGCCAAGGCGGCGAGGAAGCTTCTGGAGGCGGGGATTGAGGGCCTGGTGGCCATTGGGGGGGATGGCACCTTCCGCGGGGCCATGCGGCTCATGGAGGAGCACCGCATCCCCGTGGTGGGGGTGCCCGGCACCATTGACAACGACCTCTACGGCACGGACTACACCATCGGCTTTGACACCGCCGTGAACACCGCCCTCGAGGCCATTGACCGCATCCGCGACACGGCGGCGAGCCACGAGCGGGTCTTCTTCATAGAGGTCATGGGGCGGAACGCCGGCTTCATCGCCTTGGACGTGGGCCTGGCGGGGGGTGCGGAGGTCATCGCCGTGCCCGAGGAGCCCGTGGACCCGAGGGCCATCGCCGAGGGGCTTCTGGAGTCCCAGCGGCGGGGCAAGTCCAGTTCCATCGTGGTGGTGGCCGAGGGGGCTTACCCTGGAGGGGCGGCGGGGCTTCTTGCCGCCATCCGGGAGCACGTGGCCGTGGAGGCCCGGGTCACGGTCCTCGGCCACATCCAGCGGGGCGGGAGCCCCACGGCCAAGGACCGGATCCTGGCAAGCCGCCTGGGGGCGGCGGCGGTGGAGGCCCTGGCCGCCGGGACGAGCGGGGTCATGGTGGGGGAGGTGGAGGGGGAGGTGGAGCTCACCCCCCTCAAGGAGGCGGTGGAAAGGCGCAAGGACATCAACCGCTCGCTACTTTCCCTTTCCCGGGTGCTGGCCCTCTAG
- the rsmI gene encoding 16S rRNA (cytidine(1402)-2'-O)-methyltransferase, with amino-acid sequence MRLVLVPTPIGNLEDITLRALRVLKEAEVVACEDTRRTGLLLRHYGIPTPTLRLDQHTLGRAKDLLAPYTYVAYATDAGTPGISDPGAELVRLALEWGWRVEALPGPTALIPALVASGLPTHRFTFEGFLPKAGKERKERLLALAREGRTAVLYESPHRLAKTLQDLVEVYGPGHPVAVARELSKVHEEIFRGTLREALERFREPRGEFVLVLGPKAGPPPMGEALARELRAEGLKGKALFQALRERGVPRNEAYRLSMEEVEEG; translated from the coding sequence GTGCGCCTCGTCCTCGTTCCCACCCCCATCGGCAACCTGGAGGACATCACCCTCCGGGCCCTAAGGGTGCTGAAGGAAGCGGAGGTGGTGGCCTGCGAGGACACGCGGCGCACGGGGCTCCTCCTCCGCCACTACGGCATCCCCACCCCCACCCTGAGGCTAGACCAGCACACCCTGGGCCGGGCCAAGGACCTCCTAGCCCCTTATACCTACGTGGCCTACGCCACGGACGCCGGCACCCCGGGCATCTCCGACCCCGGGGCGGAGCTGGTGCGCCTGGCCTTAGAATGGGGCTGGCGGGTGGAAGCGCTTCCGGGCCCCACCGCCCTCATCCCCGCCTTGGTGGCCTCGGGCCTGCCCACCCACCGCTTCACCTTTGAGGGCTTCCTGCCCAAGGCGGGGAAGGAGCGCAAGGAGAGGCTTTTAGCCCTAGCCCGGGAAGGGAGGACGGCGGTGCTTTACGAAAGCCCCCATCGCCTGGCCAAGACCCTCCAGGACCTCGTGGAGGTCTATGGCCCCGGGCACCCCGTGGCCGTGGCCCGGGAGCTTTCCAAGGTGCACGAGGAGATCTTCCGGGGAACCTTGAGGGAGGCCCTGGAGCGCTTCCGGGAGCCTAGGGGGGAGTTCGTCCTGGTCCTCGGGCCCAAGGCGGGCCCGCCGCCCATGGGGGAGGCCTTGGCGCGGGAGCTCCGGGCGGAGGGGCTTAAGGGGAAGGCCCTGTTCCAGGCCCTTCGGGAGCGGGGGGTTCCCCGGAACGAGGCCTACCGGCTTTCCATGGAGGAGGTGGAGGAGGGATGA
- a CDS encoding TFIIB-type zinc ribbon-containing protein, with product MVCPVCGETLDLEGYEAGDLLDCEAYGAVLRLLSDGTLEVVELPEEEKEPLWGLSAYGEGEEAVLVFSDGTLEEEVRVPKAALGDALRRLEEGVGEEPPKEAEDEPNLEPDYLTVHLESDQGVLALRRVVFPGAQDLLEFTLPSGSVYELPFRQVLALLRPILL from the coding sequence ATGGTCTGCCCGGTGTGCGGGGAAACCCTGGACCTAGAGGGGTACGAGGCGGGGGATCTTTTGGACTGCGAGGCCTACGGGGCCGTTTTGCGCCTCCTTTCCGACGGCACCCTGGAGGTGGTGGAGCTTCCAGAGGAGGAGAAGGAGCCCCTTTGGGGTCTTTCCGCCTACGGCGAGGGGGAGGAGGCGGTCTTGGTCTTTTCCGATGGCACCTTGGAGGAAGAGGTGCGGGTGCCCAAGGCGGCGCTTGGGGATGCCCTCCGCCGCCTGGAGGAAGGGGTGGGGGAAGAGCCCCCGAAGGAGGCGGAGGACGAGCCCAACCTGGAGCCCGATTACCTCACGGTCCACCTGGAGAGCGACCAGGGCGTCTTGGCCCTAAGAAGGGTGGTCTTCCCCGGAGCCCAGGACCTCCTGGAGTTCACCCTTCCCTCGGGCTCGGTCTACGAGCTCCCCTTCCGCCAGGTCCTGGCCCTTCTGAGGCCCATCCTCCTCTAG
- a CDS encoding inorganic diphosphatase — protein MANLKTLPVGEKAPEVVNMVIEVPRGSGNKYEYDPELGVIKLDRVLPGAQFYPGDYGFIPSTLAEDGDPLDGLVLSTYPLLPGVVVEVRVVGLLLMEDEKGGDAKVIGVVAEDQRLDHIQDIADVPEGVKQEIQHFFETYKALEAKKGKWVKVTGWRDRAAALEEVKACIARYGK, from the coding sequence ATGGCGAACCTGAAGACCCTCCCCGTGGGCGAGAAGGCGCCGGAAGTGGTGAACATGGTCATTGAGGTTCCCCGCGGCTCCGGGAACAAGTACGAGTACGACCCCGAACTTGGGGTCATCAAGCTGGACCGGGTCCTACCGGGCGCCCAGTTCTACCCCGGGGACTACGGCTTCATCCCCTCCACCCTGGCCGAGGACGGGGACCCCTTGGACGGCCTCGTCCTCTCCACCTACCCCCTCTTGCCCGGGGTGGTGGTGGAGGTGCGGGTGGTGGGCCTCCTCCTCATGGAGGACGAGAAGGGGGGAGACGCCAAGGTTATCGGGGTGGTGGCGGAGGACCAGCGGCTAGACCATATCCAGGACATCGCCGACGTTCCCGAGGGGGTAAAGCAGGAGATCCAGCACTTCTTTGAAACCTACAAGGCCCTCGAGGCCAAGAAGGGCAAGTGGGTCAAGGTCACGGGCTGGCGCGACCGGGCCGCCGCCCTGGAGGAGGTTAAGGCCTGCATCGCCCGCTACGGGAAGTAA
- a CDS encoding glycerophosphodiester phosphodiesterase, producing the protein MPLRLGHRGAPHLARENTLEAFRKALEAGLDGFELDVQFTRDGVLVVHHDFSLDGVPLAQLSRRELPAYVPTLEEVLRAFPGAWINVELKSLPPETDGREEALARLLARYPSGRLWVSSFDPLALVRLRRLGVGPLGLLYEREEAEALAPCLGVEWLHPEASLLTEERVRALKGRYRLLAWTVNERSRAQALARWGVDALVGDFPEALV; encoded by the coding sequence GTGCCCTTGCGTTTAGGCCACCGCGGCGCCCCCCACCTTGCCCGGGAGAACACGCTAGAGGCCTTTCGGAAAGCCTTGGAGGCGGGGCTGGATGGGTTTGAGCTGGACGTCCAGTTCACCCGGGACGGGGTCTTGGTGGTCCACCACGACTTCTCCTTGGACGGGGTCCCCTTGGCCCAGCTTAGCCGGCGGGAGCTGCCCGCCTATGTGCCCACCCTGGAAGAGGTCCTGCGGGCCTTTCCCGGGGCCTGGATCAACGTGGAGCTAAAAAGCCTTCCCCCTGAAACCGATGGCCGGGAGGAGGCCCTGGCCAGGCTCCTCGCCCGCTATCCCTCGGGGAGGCTTTGGGTGAGTTCCTTTGACCCCTTGGCCCTGGTGCGCCTAAGGCGTCTTGGGGTGGGCCCCTTGGGCCTCCTCTATGAGCGGGAGGAGGCGGAGGCCCTGGCCCCTTGCCTGGGGGTGGAATGGCTCCACCCCGAGGCCTCCCTCCTCACCGAGGAGAGGGTGCGGGCGCTCAAGGGCCGTTACCGCCTCCTCGCGTGGACGGTGAACGAACGCTCCCGGGCCCAGGCCCTGGCCCGCTGGGGGGTGGACGCCCTGGTGGGGGACTTCCCCGAGGCCCTCGTATAA
- a CDS encoding YcxB family protein translates to MGKYEEAFSRLGEKALARLEGPGGFLAVTETHLVFVDEGGVKRLELARIRRVGRGEEGTLLVQGEEASLPIPLKAFPLEDLKAFLEGLKPHVARARKATSAPPPTPPKPPEPSPPPEPPKPALWEEEAPPKRASVELAPEPEEPKETPSLAAPRRRATPLALPLRVLALLTLGYTVAFVALNPGADPWALAGVVLGGLGLALTEWSLATSSR, encoded by the coding sequence ATGGGCAAGTATGAAGAAGCCTTTTCCCGCCTGGGCGAAAAGGCCCTGGCCCGCCTCGAGGGGCCGGGAGGTTTCCTGGCGGTCACCGAAACGCACCTGGTTTTCGTGGACGAAGGGGGCGTGAAGCGCTTGGAACTCGCCCGCATCCGCCGGGTGGGCCGGGGGGAGGAGGGCACCCTCTTGGTCCAGGGGGAGGAAGCTTCCCTGCCCATTCCCTTGAAGGCCTTCCCCTTGGAAGACCTTAAGGCCTTTTTGGAGGGGCTAAAGCCCCACGTGGCCCGGGCCCGCAAGGCCACGAGCGCCCCACCCCCTACGCCGCCCAAACCCCCCGAGCCCAGCCCCCCTCCTGAACCCCCAAAACCCGCCCTTTGGGAAGAGGAGGCACCCCCCAAACGGGCCTCCGTGGAGCTCGCCCCAGAACCCGAAGAGCCCAAGGAAACCCCTTCCCTAGCGGCGCCGAGGAGGCGGGCCACCCCTTTGGCCCTGCCCCTGCGGGTCCTCGCCCTCCTCACCCTGGGCTATACCGTGGCCTTCGTGGCGCTAAACCCCGGGGCCGACCCTTGGGCCTTGGCCGGGGTGGTGCTCGGAGGGCTCGGTCTCGCCTTGACGGAGTGGTCCTTGGCTACCTCCTCGCGGTAG
- a CDS encoding ComEA family DNA-binding protein has protein sequence MVLGYLLAVALLALLSLWPKVVPSPKAVRVETYVQAAFTPPPPEPISLNRASLEELESLPGVGPVLARRIAAGRPYERVEDLLKVKGIGPATLERLRPYVRP, from the coding sequence GTGGTCCTTGGCTACCTCCTCGCGGTAGCCCTCTTGGCCCTCCTCAGCCTCTGGCCCAAGGTGGTCCCAAGCCCCAAGGCGGTGCGGGTGGAAACCTACGTTCAGGCCGCCTTCACCCCACCACCGCCCGAACCCATTAGCCTCAACCGGGCGAGCCTCGAGGAGCTGGAGTCCCTCCCCGGCGTGGGCCCGGTCCTGGCCCGCCGCATCGCGGCAGGCAGGCCCTACGAGCGGGTGGAGGATCTCCTCAAGGTGAAGGGCATCGGCCCCGCCACCCTGGAACGCTTGAGGCCCTATGTCCGCCCCTAG
- a CDS encoding DNA internalization-related competence protein ComEC/Rec2: MSAPRGGLGLGLGLGGVLGALGLLHPWTLLLALPLLPLFRLPLAAGLALVLLRGLLFPLPEPPYGTRLEGTFAVRGGFASAEGYRLYVRHYPPLADGVYRLVGYIAPPEDKRNPGGFDQRGWLHGLGVRGVFHVERQEALSPLPDPREAWRRRLVQGLSPPVAELAEGLVLGDKRGLEAAYEGFQKAGLAHLLALSGLHVGFLLGTVLLLPLGRWRYLLALLLLPFYLWLAGPSPSLVRASLMAGLSLLGLFLGLGRAGVLQALGLALFLQLLLAPHALLSLGLQLSYLAVLGLALVLPALGRPSGPRGYVALALAASLAAQAFLVPLLLHRFGFLPLLSPLTNLLALPLVALLVPLGFLKLFLGGLLAPLMEPLGQALLYLAQIGAKGPLLRWGEVSPLGFALYYLGLSPLLLALHGRMPGRKALLLASFPVLASLLAAWPKPLDLHLLDVGQGDALLARMGGAEVLVDGGRAEQAEKLLRALRALGVEALELLVATHPDADHVGSLPQVVDELPVGLALLSPAFPQDHPLVQALKARGVPTLYPGAGSRFRVGKGEVRVLWPARLSGEDNQDGLALLLDFGLGRALLLADLPAEVERELGVDPVDVLKVSHHGSRTGTSETLLSRAKPKVALVGVGQNPFGHPHLEVLKRLRAHGVQVFRTDRDGAVRVLFGYAW; this comes from the coding sequence ATGTCCGCCCCTAGGGGAGGCTTGGGCCTGGGGCTTGGCCTAGGCGGGGTCTTGGGCGCCTTAGGGCTTCTTCATCCTTGGACCCTCCTCCTCGCCCTTCCCCTCCTCCCCCTCTTCCGCCTGCCCCTGGCAGCGGGGCTCGCCCTGGTGCTCCTCCGGGGGCTCCTCTTCCCCCTCCCCGAGCCCCCCTACGGGACGAGGCTAGAGGGGACCTTTGCCGTGCGGGGCGGCTTCGCCTCCGCCGAGGGGTACCGCCTCTACGTGCGCCACTACCCGCCCCTCGCCGACGGGGTTTACCGCCTCGTTGGGTACATCGCCCCGCCGGAGGACAAGCGCAACCCCGGAGGGTTTGACCAAAGGGGCTGGCTCCATGGCTTGGGCGTGCGGGGGGTGTTTCACGTGGAACGGCAAGAGGCGCTAAGCCCCCTGCCCGACCCCCGGGAGGCCTGGCGAAGGCGGCTCGTCCAGGGGCTCTCCCCGCCCGTGGCGGAGCTCGCCGAGGGCCTCGTCCTGGGGGACAAGCGGGGCCTCGAGGCGGCCTACGAAGGGTTTCAGAAGGCGGGCCTCGCCCACCTCCTCGCCCTTTCGGGCCTCCACGTGGGTTTTCTCTTGGGAACGGTCCTCCTCCTCCCCTTGGGGCGGTGGCGGTACCTCCTGGCCCTTCTCCTCCTGCCCTTTTACCTCTGGCTCGCCGGGCCAAGCCCCTCCCTGGTGCGGGCTAGCCTCATGGCGGGCCTCTCCCTCCTGGGGCTTTTCCTCGGCCTAGGGAGGGCCGGGGTGCTCCAGGCCCTGGGCCTGGCCCTCTTCCTCCAGCTCCTCCTCGCCCCCCACGCCCTCCTAAGCCTAGGCCTGCAACTCTCCTACCTGGCGGTCCTGGGCCTGGCCCTGGTCCTCCCCGCCCTGGGGCGGCCTTCGGGGCCTCGAGGCTATGTGGCCTTGGCCCTGGCAGCCTCCCTGGCCGCCCAAGCCTTCCTCGTCCCCCTCCTCCTCCACCGCTTCGGCTTCCTGCCCCTCCTCTCCCCCCTCACCAACCTCCTTGCCCTTCCCCTGGTGGCCCTCCTGGTCCCCTTGGGCTTCCTCAAGCTCTTCCTAGGGGGGCTCCTCGCTCCCTTGATGGAGCCCTTAGGGCAGGCCCTTCTCTACCTCGCCCAGATAGGGGCCAAGGGCCCCCTCTTGCGCTGGGGGGAGGTTTCCCCCTTGGGCTTCGCCCTCTACTACCTGGGGCTTTCGCCCCTCCTCCTCGCCCTCCACGGCCGGATGCCGGGGCGCAAGGCGCTCCTCCTCGCCTCCTTCCCCGTCCTGGCAAGCCTCCTCGCCGCCTGGCCCAAGCCCTTAGACCTCCACCTCCTGGACGTGGGCCAGGGGGACGCCCTCCTCGCCCGCATGGGCGGGGCGGAGGTCCTGGTGGACGGCGGGCGGGCCGAGCAGGCGGAAAAGCTTCTCAGGGCCCTCCGCGCCCTGGGGGTGGAGGCCTTGGAGCTCCTCGTGGCCACCCATCCCGACGCCGACCACGTGGGAAGCCTTCCCCAGGTGGTGGACGAGCTCCCCGTAGGCCTCGCCCTCCTCTCCCCCGCCTTCCCCCAGGACCACCCCCTGGTCCAGGCCCTGAAGGCGCGGGGCGTGCCCACCCTCTACCCGGGAGCGGGTAGCCGTTTCCGGGTGGGAAAGGGGGAGGTCCGGGTCCTCTGGCCCGCCCGCCTGAGCGGGGAGGACAACCAGGACGGCCTCGCCCTCCTCCTGGACTTCGGCCTGGGCCGGGCCCTCCTCCTCGCCGACCTTCCGGCGGAGGTGGAACGGGAACTGGGGGTGGACCCGGTGGACGTCCTCAAGGTGAGCCACCACGGCTCCCGCACGGGCACCTCCGAAACCCTGCTTTCCCGGGCCAAGCCCAAGGTGGCCCTGGTCGGCGTGGGCCAAAACCCCTTTGGCCACCCCCACCTCGAGGTCCTAAAGCGGCTTCGGGCGCACGGGGTCCAGGTCTTCCGCACCGACCGGGATGGGGCCGTGCGGGTCCTTTTCGGCTACGCCTGGTAG
- a CDS encoding ParB/RepB/Spo0J family partition protein gives MSKKASGLGKGLEALLPKSSGSAVRLPLTAIRPNPQQPRRRFSEESLAELAASIREKGLLQPLLVRPKGDGYELVAGERRYRAALLAGLTEVPALVRDLTDQEALELALVENLQREDLTPLEEARGYQALLGMGLTQEEVAKRVGKARSTVANALRLLQLPEEVLAALEEGRITAGHARALLMLEPEDRLWGLREILEKGLSVRQAEALRERLARERKTPEPSPLALELSRHLGLPVRVVGGKRGKVVIHYRSPEELAALLERLGYQA, from the coding sequence GTGTCCAAGAAGGCTAGCGGCTTAGGGAAGGGCCTCGAGGCCCTCCTGCCCAAGTCCTCAGGAAGCGCCGTGCGCCTTCCTTTAACCGCCATCCGCCCCAACCCCCAACAGCCAAGGCGCCGCTTTTCCGAGGAAAGCCTAGCGGAGCTCGCCGCCTCCATCCGGGAAAAAGGCCTCCTCCAGCCCCTCCTGGTGCGGCCCAAGGGGGACGGGTACGAGCTCGTGGCCGGGGAAAGGCGGTACCGGGCGGCCCTCTTGGCGGGGCTCACCGAGGTGCCCGCCCTGGTGCGGGACCTCACGGACCAAGAGGCCCTGGAGCTCGCCCTGGTGGAAAACCTGCAACGGGAGGACCTCACCCCCTTGGAGGAGGCCCGGGGCTACCAGGCCCTTTTGGGCATGGGCCTCACCCAGGAGGAGGTGGCCAAGCGGGTGGGGAAGGCCCGCTCCACCGTGGCCAACGCCCTTAGGCTCCTCCAGCTCCCCGAGGAGGTCCTGGCGGCCTTGGAGGAGGGGCGGATCACCGCAGGCCACGCCCGGGCCCTCCTGATGCTGGAGCCCGAGGACCGGCTTTGGGGGCTTAGGGAGATTTTGGAGAAGGGGCTTTCCGTGCGCCAGGCGGAGGCCCTGCGGGAGCGGCTTGCCCGGGAGCGGAAAACCCCCGAGCCTTCCCCCTTGGCCTTGGAGCTTTCCCGGCACCTGGGCCTGCCCGTGCGGGTGGTGGGGGGGAAGCGGGGCAAGGTGGTGATCCACTACCGCTCCCCGGAAGAGCTCGCCGCCCTTTTGGAGCGGCTCGGCTACCAGGCGTAG